A single window of Betta splendens chromosome 11, fBetSpl5.4, whole genome shotgun sequence DNA harbors:
- the glcci1a gene encoding glucocorticoid induced 1a isoform X1 produces the protein MTPRVSPILYKRQMCTYRNGAGTVFEDKVLRCRLFQQDAPPTISGCWREKTKNQSSSHQRPAYWGRADQLKGGARPSYPHARRLSNREITADCWYTDICCPAQEFKFLHLYYLDEVMVRTATAYIWLLSFSRGSISVKREKDTAFSTSTACYIKWLSMSKSTQMPLSNITVPKPSISRVPSSMEGINHELEKVFIKDGEKEELKSLEVPDGRRAPFPPQQRSSSTHSVDTQTPSVPGRSSSCSSLSPCPSPACPPGSHDGSPYSTEDLLYDRDKDSGSGSPLPKFASSPKPNNSYMFKREPPEGCEKIKAFEEMSPRQSTSASVPLFSCPDKNKVNFIPTGSAFCPVKLPGSLPLTPALEPDENEDNTEVGSSFEVQGGALFYGAPTQVSTSTNTDDPLEETGSVAETADQTDTPAIS, from the exons ATTTCTGGATGTTGGcgtgagaaaacaaaaaaccaGAGCAGCAGTCACCAGCGCCCGGCTTACTGGGGCCGTGCTGACCAGCTCAAAG gaggggcacgtcccagttacccacatgcaaggaggttgtcaaacagagaaatcactgcagactgttggtacacagacatctgctgcccagctcaggagtttAAGTTTCTACATTTGTAT taccttgatgaggtgatggtgaggacagccacagcttacatctg GTTGTTAAGCTTCAGCAGAGGCTCCATCAGTGTCAAAAGAGAGAAGGATACAGCCTTCAGCACCTCCACAGCCTGTTACATTAAG TGGTTGTCCATGTCGAAGTCAACCCAGATGCCATTGTCCAATATCACAGTGCCCAAGCCTTCCATCTCAAGGGTGCCCAGCAGCATGGAGGGCATTAACCATGAGCTGGAAAAGGTCTTTATCAAAGATGGAGAAAAGGAGGAGCTCAAG TCTCTCGAAGTTCCTGACGGCCGACGGGCACCCTTCCCCCcccagcagcgcagcagcagcacacacagcgTGGATACCCAGACCCCCTCAGTGCCTGGaaggtccagcagctgctctagCTTGTCACCCTGCCCTTCACCAGCCTGTCCGCCAGGCTCACATGATGGTAGTCCTTACTCAACGGAGGACCTACTTTACGACCGGGATAAAG ACAGTGGAAGCGGCTCACCATTGCCAAAGTTCGCCTCATCACCCAAACCCAACAACAGCTACATGTTCAAACGAGAGCCACCAGAGGGCTGTGAGAAAATTAAAGCTTTTGAGGAGATGAG TCCCAGGCAGTCCACATCAGCGTCAGTCCCCCTCTTCTCCTGCCCTGACAAAAACAAGGTCAACTTCATTCCTACAGGTTCAGCGTTCTGCCCTGTCAAACTTCCCGGCTCTCTGCCCCTAACCCCGGCTTTAGAGCCTGATGAAAATGAGGACAACACAGAAGTGGGCTCCAGCTTCGAGGTCCAGGGGGGGGCATTGTTCTATGGTGCCCCTACTCAGGTTTCCACGAGCACCAACACAGATGACCCTCTGGAGGAAACTGGATCAGTCGCCGAGACTGCAGATCAGACAGACACCCCGGCTATTAGCTAG
- the glcci1a gene encoding glucocorticoid induced 1a isoform X2 — MEQVLCSKTKCSGVGCSNKMLLQLFLDVGVRKQKTRAAVTSARLTGAVLTSSKEGHVPVTHMQGGCQTEKSLQTVGTQTSAAQLRSLSFYICMLLSFSRGSISVKREKDTAFSTSTACYIKWLSMSKSTQMPLSNITVPKPSISRVPSSMEGINHELEKVFIKDGEKEELKSLEVPDGRRAPFPPQQRSSSTHSVDTQTPSVPGRSSSCSSLSPCPSPACPPGSHDGSPYSTEDLLYDRDKDSGSGSPLPKFASSPKPNNSYMFKREPPEGCEKIKAFEEMSPRQSTSASVPLFSCPDKNKVNFIPTGSAFCPVKLPGSLPLTPALEPDENEDNTEVGSSFEVQGGALFYGAPTQVSTSTNTDDPLEETGSVAETADQTDTPAIS, encoded by the exons ATTTCTGGATGTTGGcgtgagaaaacaaaaaaccaGAGCAGCAGTCACCAGCGCCCGGCTTACTGGGGCCGTGCTGACCAGCTCAAAG gaggggcacgtcccagttacccacatgcaaggaggttgtcaaacagagaaatcactgcagactgttggtacacagacatctgctgcccagctcaggagtttAAGTTTCTACATTTGTAT GTTGTTAAGCTTCAGCAGAGGCTCCATCAGTGTCAAAAGAGAGAAGGATACAGCCTTCAGCACCTCCACAGCCTGTTACATTAAG TGGTTGTCCATGTCGAAGTCAACCCAGATGCCATTGTCCAATATCACAGTGCCCAAGCCTTCCATCTCAAGGGTGCCCAGCAGCATGGAGGGCATTAACCATGAGCTGGAAAAGGTCTTTATCAAAGATGGAGAAAAGGAGGAGCTCAAG TCTCTCGAAGTTCCTGACGGCCGACGGGCACCCTTCCCCCcccagcagcgcagcagcagcacacacagcgTGGATACCCAGACCCCCTCAGTGCCTGGaaggtccagcagctgctctagCTTGTCACCCTGCCCTTCACCAGCCTGTCCGCCAGGCTCACATGATGGTAGTCCTTACTCAACGGAGGACCTACTTTACGACCGGGATAAAG ACAGTGGAAGCGGCTCACCATTGCCAAAGTTCGCCTCATCACCCAAACCCAACAACAGCTACATGTTCAAACGAGAGCCACCAGAGGGCTGTGAGAAAATTAAAGCTTTTGAGGAGATGAG TCCCAGGCAGTCCACATCAGCGTCAGTCCCCCTCTTCTCCTGCCCTGACAAAAACAAGGTCAACTTCATTCCTACAGGTTCAGCGTTCTGCCCTGTCAAACTTCCCGGCTCTCTGCCCCTAACCCCGGCTTTAGAGCCTGATGAAAATGAGGACAACACAGAAGTGGGCTCCAGCTTCGAGGTCCAGGGGGGGGCATTGTTCTATGGTGCCCCTACTCAGGTTTCCACGAGCACCAACACAGATGACCCTCTGGAGGAAACTGGATCAGTCGCCGAGACTGCAGATCAGACAGACACCCCGGCTATTAGCTAG